One Palaemon carinicauda isolate YSFRI2023 chromosome 4, ASM3689809v2, whole genome shotgun sequence DNA segment encodes these proteins:
- the LOC137639502 gene encoding axoneme-associated protein mst101(2)-like — translation MKEQEKLLKNLKTEKEIINKVQKEKSELQNECIEKEKLLEILKTENEALKKVQNKKTEQLKQLVNEVVELKREKDEQEKLKAKMASDYQNLEKAYNDKDLQMKELKKLLENLKTENNGLKNLRKDPVNKLRNEEEELKAEKEKLESEYEYLVKECAKKDDQLKRQERLLEILKTGHKGPKKFQKDHIIIWKNKVDELNAEKEEQEKLNAKMASDYQNLLKECAKKDLEMKKQERLLEILKTENEATQAQKEQLRNEVNKLKAEKQAKENLKAEKQAKENINQAEKQPKENMKAEKQAKENINQAEKQPKENLKAEKQAKENINQAEKQPKENMKAEEQAKENMKAEEQAKENLKAEKQAKENLKAEKQAKENINQAEKQPKENMKAEEQAKENMKAEEQAKENLKAEKQAKENMKAEEQAEKQAKENMKAEKTSDQEKEKESVKRDFKGTNSRRMKKLRTSVRRKRKIRRKISGESY, via the exons atgaaggaacaggaaaagTTGCTGAAAAATCtaaaaactgaaaaggaaataatcaataaagtacaaaaggaaaaaagtgaattgcAAAATGAGTGCATCGAAAAAGAAAAGTTGCTTGaaattttaaaaactgaaaatgaagCGTTGAAGAAAGTTCAGAATAAAAAAACTGAACAACTAAAACAATTGGTAAATGAAGTGgttgaattgaagagagaaaaagatGAGCAAGAAAAGCTGAAAGCTAAAATGGCATCTGATTATCAAAATCTCGAAAAGGCGTACAATGACAAAGATCTTCAAATGAAAGAACTGAAAAAGTTACTGGAGAatcttaaaacagaaaataatggacTGAAAAATTTGCGAAAGGATCCagtaaataaattgagaaatgaagaagaagaactaaaggcagaaaaagaaaaattggagTCAGAATATGAATATCTGGTGAAAGAGTGCGCCAAAAAAGATGATCAGTTGAAACGACAGGAAAGGTTACTGGAAATTCTTAAAACTGGGCATAAGGGACCGAAGAAATTCCAAAAGGATCATataattatatggaaaaataaGGTAGATGAATTGAATGCAGAGAAAGAGGAGCAAGAAAAGCTGAATGCAAAGATGGCGTCGGATTACCAAAATCTCTTAAAAGAATGCGCCAAGAAAGATCTCGAGATGAAGAAACAGGAAAGGTTACTTGAGATTCTTAAAACTGAAAATGAGGCCACTCAAGCACAAAAGGAACAATTGAGGAACGAGGTAAACAAActgaaggccgagaaacaggcgaaagaaaacctgaaggccgagaaacaggcgaaagaaaacataAATCAGGCCGAGAAACAGccgaaagaaaacatgaaggccgagaaacaggcgaaagaaaacataAATCAGGCCGAGAAACAGCCGAAAGAAAACctgaaggccgagaaacaggcgaaagaaaacataAATCAGGCCGAGAAACAGccgaaagaaaacatgaaggctgaggaacaggcgaaagaaaacatgaaggccgaggaacag gcgaaagaaaacctgaaggccgagaaacaggcgaaagaaaacctgaaggccgagaaacaggcgaaagaaaacataAATCAGGCCGAGAAACAGccgaaagaaaacatgaaggccgaggaacaggcgaaagaaaacatgaaggccgagGAACAGGCAAAAGAAAACctgaaggccgagaaacaggcgaaagaaaacatgaaggccgaggaacag gccgagaaacaggcgaaagaaaacatgaaggctgagaagacttctgatcaagaaaaggaaaaggagtccGTCAAGAGAGACTTTAAGGGAACGAACAGcagaagaatgaagaaattaagaacgagtgtaagaaggaaacggaaaataaGAAGGAAGATCAGCGGGGAAAGTTATTAA